The Oleiphilus messinensis DNA segment AGATTTTCATCAATCCCTGGAACGGTTCGATTGCACAAACCCGAACCCCTGAAACCATGAATACGCTGCAGACACTAACGCACATCGCTGATCCGCTTCACTATGGCACTATCGCGGGGCTCGTCACGAAAACCATTTGGTTTTTCTTTGGGCTTGTACTCAGCGGTATGTCCATTTCGGGGTTCCTGATCTGGAGCAAACGCACTCTGAAACCAGCAAAAAGTAAAACGGCAATCACAGATTCACGCCGTCCCGAAGTCCTTCCCCCGGCTACCCCCGATACAACACCTTTGGAGACCTTCCGATGACAGCAAAACTGAATTCACGAAAAAAGCGTCGGAGCTGGCCCTATAAAATCAACGGCTTGTTAATTATTGCTCCGGTTTATTTTTTATACACCGCGCTCAACCCGGAATTCCCCGATGAGTGGGCCGAAAAAACCGTGGGCCCGGTTACCGTCACCCCGCGCCCGGCAGACCTGAACCCGCCGTATCCCCACGAAGGCCAGCTGCAAAAAGACTTCAGTCTGAAGTTCTGCACCGGTTGCAGCGATCAATTCTCCACAGCACATCTCAGTGTGGGCGCGAGGCCCGCACCGATGAATGCCCATCTTGACGGCATCATTCATGGCCATGGAGACAACTTACATGTACATGCCCCCTACCCTCACATACTCCGGCCAAATGATCGCCTGTGGCTTACGCTCAAAACCTGGGATGGAAAAACCTATCATACAGACTGGCCTATACCGCCCTATTGAGGTAGCCTGCAAGCCTGTCAAAAATATCAGGTAAACAGACTTGGGAGGCGATGACGCTCATGGGTGGGGCATTAAATGTATACGCCGGTGCTGAAGCACTGCAGCACATTCGGAACCAGGGGTTAGTAGCTGATGACATCGCAATGGTACTTGGCGCATCTAGTGGCCCTAAGTGGTTGGTGCTCCATGGCATTGACCAGTACCTTCTCGGCGATTTCTTTCAAGCTCGGAAAAAACCGTTACACCTGCTAGGGACATCTGCTGGTGCCTGGCGTATGGCATGCTACGCGCAACAAGACGCAATTGCTGCCCACAACCGGCTCACAGAAGCCTATCTGGGGCAACGTTACGCAAAACGCCCTACCATGTCGGAAATACAAGCAACCTGTCGCGATATGGTGGAACAGTTTATCGGTACGCAGGGCGCGCAGGAGATTCTCGATCACCCCTACGCACGCATGCATTTGATTACGACGCAGTGCCACGGCGCAACACGGGTTCCCCACCGATACAGCCAGGCCCTGGTTTACCTGATTACTGCATTGTTAAATGCGTTACATCGAAAAACGCTCAACCTGCAATTCACTCGCGTCGTCGTGCATCATCCCCAAAGCAAACCACCCCTTAAAACCACACCGGATATACGCACCCGGCATCATCCCCTGACCGCAGAAAAACTGCTGGACTCGGTACTTTCAACCGGATGTATCCCGGTCATCATTGAAGGGGTGAAAGATGTCGCCGGTCCTGGTATTTTTCAGGATGGTGGCATCACCGACTATGGCTTTGATCTCCCCTTCCTGCCAGATGACGGCTTTGTCCTCTACCCTCACTTTGCCCAACGACCGGTACCGGGGTGGTTCGACAAATCCCTCTCCTGGCGCAAACCCAAACACACGCACTACAGCAAAACCATTCTGGTCGTCCCCTCCCCGGAATTCATCGCCCGCCTGCCCTACGGCAAAATTCCAGACCGCAAAGACTTTTCGAATATGGACGACAACACACGCATCAAATACTGGAAAACAGTCATCGCCGAAACACAACGATTCGGGGACGAACTGGCAACGTTAAACTGGCAGGAACGAGTTCGGCCACTTCCGTGGTGATACAAATGGATTTCCCGTCTAAAATTAAATCAAATAAGCAACAATGGTATTCAGCGTTCATCCTGAGTACCCTGATAGCCCCCAATTAAGTCAGCCCAACCTTTTCACGGAACCTGCCACGATGGATTACGTACAAGCAAAAGAATATTGCCTGAATAAACCCGCAGCCCGGGAAGATCATCCTTTTGGACCGGAGGTTACGGTTTTCAAGGTGAAAGAGAAGATGTTTGGCACCCTTTCCGAGAATGAGGGGGTTGGCCAGATGAATTTGAAATGTGATCCGCAACAGGCTCTGATGTTACGGGATATTTTTGAATCGGTTATGCCGGGATACCACATGAATAAAAAACACTGGAACACAGTGATTCTGGATGGCTCAATTCCTATAGGCGAGTTACAACGGATGATCGACCACTCCTATACTCTGGTCGTAAAAGGCTTGAAAAAAACGGAACGCCAGGCACTGGAGTTGAGGTTTCCGGCAAAAGAGCTCTACCTGGATTAGATAACCGATAAAACAGGAACTTAAATGCATGGATAGCAGGGTCGCTCATGAATCGATACGCGCCCTGCCAATATCGATCAAGCCCTCAACAGTGCTTTTACCAGCCGCTCGGACAGTTGATCCTCAGTAAATTGGGGTTCGTTTGGTGGGTATAAATCATCTTCTGTAAATTGAAAGCCATTGTCTCTCGCCAAAGCAAACAACTCCTTTAACTTTTGGCAGGCTTTCAGCTCCTCCGCAACCTCGGGTGTCGCTTTAGCTTTTAGTGAAAATGCTTTTATGTTATCGACAGACATGAATTATCGCCTCCTGTTCTGAAACAGTGATTAACAAATTGGAAGCTTGGTTAATAGCAATTCGCTTGCCAAAGCAACATAAGCAATAAAATCATATAGTTATTGGTTGTAAAAATAAGTCGTGTTATGACAATTACTACGTATCAAATGTCATATGTCAGATTTATAACATGACGTATCGGTTACACTCGTTCACAGGCCCCACAACAATCAACATTAGCAATCGACATTAACAATCGTAAATGTGCAGAGTCGGTGCCTGTTGACGTTATGCCACTTAGTACGGACATTTTGGGTAATTTTATAATATCCTGTGTAAAACTATTCTGAGAGCATCACTCATTATGACTATACGCGCCTCTATCAAACGCTTTTTCAATGCGATGCTTAACTTGCGCCACTTTGAGCTCAGCAATATCGACTTTAACCAAATCGATGTTTGGGTTCGCCGGGGTCTGATATCGTCTGCTGCGCTGTTTGGCATACTGCAATACGTTTACCCCCAAATCGAACTGCTGCATGCCATATTTATCGTTAGCATGGCCGGCATTGTGGGCTACTTTACCAACTACATGGCGATCAAAATGCTATTCCAGCCAAAGCAGGGTCAGGTATTGGGCTGGCGGGGACTGGTGCCGAAAAACAAGGAGCAGATTGCCCGAAGCCTTGCAGAAAGCGTGCAGACTCAGCTGCTTTCACCGGATATTATTCTGGACTATATCAAACAAAATGATTTGATCACGAAAGGGATAGATGGCTTAACCGTATGGCTTGATGACAACCTGCAAAATCCGACGGTTCGCAAAGCGATTACCGAGCGCGTTGTGGACATTTTAAAAAGCCAGGGGCCCGAACTGGTGTCCAAGGCATTTGATCTATCGGAAGACTCACTGAAGAAACTTGCAGAGCGACCTGCGGTCATGGAACAGGTCTGGCAGTGGGCCCGGGACAGTTTAGTCTCCCACCTGAATGACACGGAAAACCGAAAACAATTGGCCGTGCTGCTGAGACGTTTGTTCCTGACGGAATTGCCCGAGCTGGCGCATGCTCTGGATGACGCTCTGGAAGAATACCTGAAACGCAAACATGCCGTGGGTACGTTAGGCTTGAGCGTCAAGCGAATTGCCTCGTTCAATGAAGCTGCCATTGAGGATCTCCTGCTGCGTTTTGTGAGTGATCCGGATACTTTAGATCAGCTTATGGGTATGATGGATGTGGCAATTGAGCGTTTACGCACAAAACTTGAAAGCGACGAGACCCGCCAATTGGTACTTGATAACGTCGAAGCCTGGATCACCTGGAGTACCGACAAAGCCCGTGATGGTTTGCTACCGGATATTATAACCCGCCTCGAAGCCTTTCTGGACGAAAAAGATAACTGGCAGTACATCGACCGCTTCTGCATCGATTCCATGACTTGGGGAAAAAACCGCCTGCTTGGATTCGTGCAGTCCGATTCAGGACAACGTTATTTCAAGCAACAGATTTCAGCCCTCATCCACAAACTTAATGTCACCCATTTAGTGGAAAAACAGGTCATGGGGCTGGATACCGATGAGCTGGAAAAACTCATCCTGGACAACACCGGTGGTAATCTGGTTGCGATACAAGTTCTCGGGGGCGCACTGGGTGTGATAGCCGGTTTAGTTCAGGTGCATATTGCCTTTGCTTTGCCCGTTGCGGGCCTGATTGGAATTGTCTGGATCGGCGCGTGGCGTAATCGGCGCAGGTTTCAATAACACCTTAAACTCAACCAGGCAATACCAGGGTGCTCGTGAGCGCGCGCTTGAGAATCACAGGAACTTGCGCTTACGGCCCCGAAAAACACGGTCTCCCGTCCTTCCCCTTAGATCTGCATTATGGCTGCTAATCACACCTGGAATCTGTCCTGACATTCGTAATTCTGCACCCTCATCATCGAACCCACAAACACTAACAATATTGACAATCATTATCATTAATAATATTGTTCGCGACCTTACTGACCGGCAATTCCTGATTTGCCGACGAAATCGATTCGCACAGGGTGTTTGATATGTACCAGATTAATAGATTATCAAGAGCGATAATGGCATTCTCAGTGGCCACGACCACAGCCGTTGCAGATGAAGTGGAGAATGTCCCGCAGGAAGAGTTGATAATCACGGCAAGCCGGACTAATACCCCTGTGACGGCAATTCCGAATACCGTAAAAGTCATTGATCGGGATGCGCTGGAAAAACAACTGGCAGTAAGCACCAGCTTGCTGGATGGCCTGAGTTTTTCGGTGCCCGCACTCACCCCCGCACACCAGAAATTAAGCAGCAACGGCGTCACTTTACGAGGCCGTACACCGCTCTATATGACCGACAGTATTCCGCAATCCACTCCCCTTCGGAACGGTCAACGCAGCGCATTCACCATTGACCCGGCTTTCATTGACCGAGTTGAAGTCATTCACGGCGCGAATGCCATACAGGGCGTTGGCGCCACCGGTGGCGTAATTAACTATGTCACCATTGATGCCCCGGAAAACGGCGAGTGGCTAAAAAAAGTGAGTGTTGAACTCACTACCGATGACTTCGAACGCGATGGCTATCACTACAAAGCAGCCGGAGTCATCGGCAAGTCATTCACGAATACCGATTTTGTTCTGGGTACAACTTATCAACTCGAAGACCTCTACTATGATGCAGAGGGCCGCGCCATTGCACCGGATCCGATACAGGGTGACTTGATGGACAGTGAAGCGGTGAGCGTTTTCACCAAGTTGGGCTGGTACATCAGCGATACCCAACGAGTAGAATTACTCGGCAACTACTTTGACCTGAATGGTGACGGAGATTATCGTGTGGTTCCGGGCGATGTGGCACGGGGTAAACCCGCGACGGCCGAAGCGGGCGAGATTGACGGCGACCCAACCTACAATGACGCCAGCAATCTATCCCTCACTTACACACACGACGATGTCTATCAGGGCCAACTCACCCTGCAAACATTCTACTACGACTTTTACGCACTCTACGGTGGTGGAACCTTTGGCTCGTTTCAAGATGAACAAATCGCGCCGGCTGGCGAACTTTTCGATCAGTCCGCACTGAGCTCCGAAAAATACGGTGCCAAAATCACCTACGTCCGCGACAATACCTTTTGGGAAGGTCTTCAGATTACCACAGGTCTGGACTATCTGAACGACACAACACAGCAGGAACTGGTTCAAACGGGAAGAACCTGGGTACCTGAAATGACCTACAGTGGCTGGGCGCCCTTTTTACAATTGTCACAACGTTTGATGTCTAACCGCGTACACATCTCTGCAGGTATCCGCTATGAAAATGTTGAACTGGATGTGCCAGACTTCACCACTATTGCCGGTGCGAACAATACCTTTGTAAAGGGCAGCACACCGAGTTTTGAAGAGCTGCTGGGCAATGTGGGTGTCGTTTTCAACATCACGGACCAACTTACCGCATTCGCCTCCTACTCTGAAGGCTTTGAGATGCCGGATGCCGGTCTGATTTTGCGCGCGGTCAATACCCCTGATCTCACCGTTGATGATCTGGTCGATCTTCAGCCCATTATTGCCGACAACACTGAAATCGGCCTGAATTACCACTACCAGGGTCTTGATCTCTCTCTCAACTATTTCTGGTCTGATTCCGACTTCGGTTCACGGATTCAGGTCGTCGACGGGGTTGGCCACATTACCCGTCAAAAAACAGAAATCGAAGGACTGGAAATCAGTGCCAACTATCACTTTGACAACGGCATCTCGACCGGAGCAGCATATAGCAAACTGGAAGGCCGCTACGACAGTGACTCCGATGGCAGCATTGACAAAGATCTTGATGGCCGGAATATCGCACCAGACCGGGTAAACCTTTTCGTGGAAGGACCCGTTCTGGCAAACCTGAGCGCGCGATTGCAGTACTCTATTTTACTAGACCGTGAGTTTGATGGCGGACAACCCCAGCATGATTTTGACGGCTACCAGTTAGCCGATGCCGTTTTGTCTTATCAAACAGACACTTTCGGCGACTTTACCCTGGGAATCGAAAACCTGCTGGACGAACAATACATTACCTATTTTTCGCAAACCCTCACCTACGTCAACAACACCACTTACTTCGCCGGTCGTGGCCGAACGGTTACGGTGAAATGGGATTACGCGCTCTAAGCATAACGATAGATTGACCCCCTAGTAAGGCACACCAGCGCGTGTGCCTTTTTGCTTTTACTTTTGCTTTTGCTTTGAATATGTGGCCTATGCTAAGAATACTTTTTACCGGACATAAGTATGCCGGGCTAATGCTTGGCCTGCTGCTTAGCCTTACAGGGCTGAGCGGCAGCATCCTGGTTTTTGACCATGCTCTGGATGAACTGCTTACACCCGAACTGTACGGAATAGGCGACCCGCAGACGGCCAGTCTTCAAAAAGCACTGGAAGCCGCACACAATGCTGTCCCTGAGGGGGCAGTCGCCACCCGGATTGATCTGGCACGACAACCCGGATCACCCCATACGATTAAATTCACGGCGCCAGCACCGGAAAACAGCCGACTTGAGGTCAGCACTGATCCAGGTACGGCAGAAGTGCTGGTGATACGAGAGTGGGGACACTATCCTCTTACTTGGATATATCGGTTTCACTATACGTTGTTGAGCGGAAAAACAGGAAAAACCGTCGTCGGTGTTTTTGGCTTTGTTTTGCTGTTCTTTTGCATTAGCGGGATTGTACTCTGGTGGCCAAGAAAAAACCGGAGAGCAAAAAAAGATCTGAGGTCCGGCAACGAGCACTGGAAACGAGCCCTGACGATTAGCCATAAGTTCGGCCCAGTTCGTTTTGTTCGTGACTTACACCGGGTTATCGGAGTTCTGGCAACCCCCATACTCATGGTGTGTGCACTCACCGGCATCGCCATGGTCTTTTCCGGCCCGGTCAAAACCATAGTTGGCACCTTTACCACAATCCATGACCAGCCCGATTACCAAGTAGTACCTGACGGACAGCACTTGCCTCTTGATCCACTAATGCGGGACATTCAAAAGCAATGGCCTGATGCACAGATAAAACGAATATTTCTTCCCAAGGATCGCAATGACAGCCTAAGAATTAATGTCAACTTCGCAGGAGAAAGCTGGACCAATCACGCTGCCAGCTCAATTTGGGTCGACCCGTATCGGGGTGAAATACTCGGTGTACGCGATGCCCGGCGACTTCCGGCAGGTGACACCATATTGTCTTGGGTCTTTCCACTGCACAATGCAGATGCACTTGGGATGACGGCACGCGGGTTGTGGCTCGTCACGGGCACCATTCCAGCCTTGCTATTTATCTCGGGCATTTATCTCTGGATGAAGAAACGAAATCGCCTGTTACGGAAAGCTATTCGCGAAACATAATTTCATCTTCAAACCGTTGAATATAGTGAACCATCCAGCAGCGCTCATCGAGTCGTCCTGTAGACGATTCATTCCATCTATGTAGTCATAACAACTTAACTTCCATCCCCCTTACGATGATCGTGAATAAATTCACTCGGGGAAAGGTTAAACCACTTTTTAAACGCGTGGGAGAAGTTACTCTGATCTCGATATCCCAATTGCGCGGCAATCACCTGTACACTGGCATCCGACGCAGTCAAAAGCTGTGCAGCCTGTTTTTTGCGCACCTCCGTTAGCAGCGCGGAGTAACTGACCCCCTGCTGAGCCAATCGACGTTTAAGGGTGCTCTTCGATACGTGGAGGTATTCAGCAGCCTTGGCTTGCTCCCAAATCCCGTCATGCACCATCAGCTTGCAAACCATATCCGAAATTGAACGGGTTTCGTTGAGCGTCGCGAGCTCTTTTTCGCAGGCCCTTTTCGCCACGATGTACTCTATTGGGTCGGCAAACAGGCTTCGAGAATCCAGGAAAGACTTCTCGACAATGAGGCAATTAGTTGGCTGGCTAAACGACCAATGGCCCCGAACATCAGGGACAATCAGGTCAAAATCAACTGGTTTTTCGAAGGTTACCCTCATATTACAAACAGGATTCAGGCCCGTCACAGCAATCATCAAACGCCGTATGGCCGCAAAGCAGTAAAACAGAATAATTTGATCCAGAAAGCGGCTGCCGCTGGAGATGTCGATGAACAAATAACCCGCAGACTCCGATTCCCTAAACAGAATAGACACCACATTACTCTGCAACGCAATAAATCTGGACGACTCCAAAGATTCACGAATATTGGGCGAGGTCATGAACACTAAACTCAAGTTGCCTTGAGATGTCAGCCGAACCATATCGCCAAACTGATAGGCCAAGACGGGTCGGGAAATCGCGTTGTTTTTGGGAACAAGCTCATTCAGCCACTTTAGCGGGAAGCGAAAATCCGGTTCTTGCAGGCTTTCCAAGGATAAGCCCTTGGTTTGCAGAAAGACCTGCATCCTGTTTTCACTGTCTTCACGTAGAAAACCGGAAGCAAAAGCCTGTAACAAGTAACGACCAGGAATTGTTGGTTCTCGCACCTGACACCCCCTCTTGAGCTCAATTCACAAATAGTCGAGCTTTTGTAACATAGCAGAACGAACACTTTAGCTCCATTATTAAATGGTACATTCAAAGATGTCATAAATTTCACAGGAGCTCGTGATGAAGGCGCAGGAAAAAATACAACAACGCCCACGTTTAACCGGCGCATCGGTCGGAATCCCGCCGCGACATCTAAATTTCAAGATGCCGGATAACAAGACAAAATACCTTGTCACGAACAATGCAACGGCAACGATGTTTCTAGTCATGCTTTCGGCCTTTTTCCCTCCCGGTGAGCGCTTCTTCGTCGAGTCTGTGCGTCACTTCCGATCAAGAGCCAAGGACCCTGCACTTAAAGCAGCCATAGCGGGTTTTATCGGTCAGGAAGCGATACACAGCCGGGAACATGAGCGCCTCAATAAATTCCTGACTGAGCGAGGGTTTGATACGACGTTTCCCGAGAAAGCCGTTGCAGGTGGGCTGTGGTTACTGGAAAAGCTCTCCCCTCGACAAAAGCTGGCCTGTACCACTGTAATGGAACACTTTACCGCCCTGCTTTCGGAAGCACTCCTGGAAGACGAAGCCCTCGCAAGTCTATTTGATCCGGAGTTTCTGAGCATCTGGCAATGGCATGCACTGGAAGAACTGGAACACAAAGCAGTCGCCTATGATCTTCAGGAGCTCGTTGGGAATGACAAAAAATTGCGCCTGCAAGCATCCTACTTTGTCGCTGGAGCCTTACTCCCGCCAGTCATGATCAGTTGGCTGTATTTGATTGCACGAGAAGGGAAACTCACGGACAGGAAAGATCTCAGTACCGGGTTACAATTGCTTTTAGGAAAACAAGGCATCGTACGCCGGATCATACCTAAACTTCCGATCTACGCTGCACGGCGTTTTCACCCGAATAAACATGATACTACGAAACTGGAAAATACCTGGCGGGAAAAGCTATTTGGAGATCAAGGCTCGCTTTTATCGAGTTGGCGAAATCAACCCGAAGTAGATATTTAACCTACTAGAAACACGACACTTTCAAATTGTGCAAAGTATTTCCAACCCGAGAGTTGTATTGGTCTATATCGTATGAATTAGAGAGTGCTTTTTACCGATATCAATTACTTTATCAACATGTGAAATCGTAGTGGTTCGATGCGCAATGATGATAATGGTTAGTTTACCTTGTAATTGGGCCAAAGCTTTTTGTATTTTTTGTTCATTCTGATGATCTAGCGCACTGGTTGCTTCATCCAGAATCAACAATTGGGGTTTTGCAATAATCGCCCGGGCTATCGCCAAGCGTTGCCGCTCACCGCCGGATAATCGAATTCCCCTATCGCCAATAATCGTATCCAAACCATCAGGGAGCAAGGCAATAAACTCATCCGCCGCGGCTAATCTCAGGGCTTGCCATAACTCATCATCAGTCAGCTGCTTTTTTGTAACCCAGGTCAGATTAGCTCTAATGGTATCGTGGAACAAATAAACCTCTTGGGTGACATAAGCGATAGACTTACGCCAGGCCAGAATATTGGACTGATCGATTTCAACGTTATCACAATACACGTGCCCACTCGTGGCCTCGAACAGCCCCGCGATTATATCCGCCAATGTCGACTTACCCGCACCGGAATGCCCCACCAGAGCAACCGTTTCGTTTTTTTTGATTTCCAGAAAAAGGTTCTGGAATACAAAGGCCGATTTATTCGGATAGCGGTAAGCTACACCGTGAAGCTTGATGGCACGTTCAAAGGTTGGCGGTGCTGAAAGCTCCCCTGGGCTTTCACGCTCAGATTCGCACTGCTCCAACATATCAGATACATCTTTGAATGCCGGAACCTTGTGCAGGAGCTGTTGATAGGTTTTCTGCAGACCTGCTATTTGCGGTAAGAGGCGTGCGAAAATAACAAGTAGTAGAAAAATAGTAGCAAGCGGAATAGCAAAAAACATTTGGGCCGTATAAAAAAACAGACTAAACCCCACTCCTGCAGCCACCATGTACACCCACTGAGTCTTGGCACTCGTGCGGGCAAGCTGGGTTTGTTGGGCTTCCAGCATTGCACTGGCGGTTTGCATTTGATCAGCATAATACGACTCGCTCGCATAACTCTTGATCATTTTCAGGCTGCCCAACTGTTCCGTCAGCATTTGAAATATTTGTTTGTAACTCATCAGCTGATACTGTCCCGAGCCATAGATGATGCGATTTAATGGCAGCAACAGTACCAACAGGACTGCTGCAAATAATACTGCCAACAACGTGATCTTCCAGGACAATAACATGGCCAGGCTAACCATCACCAATGTAAGAACAGACTGGCTTAAAAAAGACAACATCAGGTGAGATGAATGGCCGATTGTTTGCACCTGCCCCGATAAGCTGTGAGTGAAGTC contains these protein-coding regions:
- a CDS encoding AraC family transcriptional regulator, which codes for MREPTIPGRYLLQAFASGFLREDSENRMQVFLQTKGLSLESLQEPDFRFPLKWLNELVPKNNAISRPVLAYQFGDMVRLTSQGNLSLVFMTSPNIRESLESSRFIALQSNVVSILFRESESAGYLFIDISSGSRFLDQIILFYCFAAIRRLMIAVTGLNPVCNMRVTFEKPVDFDLIVPDVRGHWSFSQPTNCLIVEKSFLDSRSLFADPIEYIVAKRACEKELATLNETRSISDMVCKLMVHDGIWEQAKAAEYLHVSKSTLKRRLAQQGVSYSALLTEVRKKQAAQLLTASDASVQVIAAQLGYRDQSNFSHAFKKWFNLSPSEFIHDHRKGDGS
- a CDS encoding patatin-like phospholipase family protein gives rise to the protein MGGALNVYAGAEALQHIRNQGLVADDIAMVLGASSGPKWLVLHGIDQYLLGDFFQARKKPLHLLGTSAGAWRMACYAQQDAIAAHNRLTEAYLGQRYAKRPTMSEIQATCRDMVEQFIGTQGAQEILDHPYARMHLITTQCHGATRVPHRYSQALVYLITALLNALHRKTLNLQFTRVVVHHPQSKPPLKTTPDIRTRHHPLTAEKLLDSVLSTGCIPVIIEGVKDVAGPGIFQDGGITDYGFDLPFLPDDGFVLYPHFAQRPVPGWFDKSLSWRKPKHTHYSKTILVVPSPEFIARLPYGKIPDRKDFSNMDDNTRIKYWKTVIAETQRFGDELATLNWQERVRPLPW
- a CDS encoding DUF445 family protein: MTIRASIKRFFNAMLNLRHFELSNIDFNQIDVWVRRGLISSAALFGILQYVYPQIELLHAIFIVSMAGIVGYFTNYMAIKMLFQPKQGQVLGWRGLVPKNKEQIARSLAESVQTQLLSPDIILDYIKQNDLITKGIDGLTVWLDDNLQNPTVRKAITERVVDILKSQGPELVSKAFDLSEDSLKKLAERPAVMEQVWQWARDSLVSHLNDTENRKQLAVLLRRLFLTELPELAHALDDALEEYLKRKHAVGTLGLSVKRIASFNEAAIEDLLLRFVSDPDTLDQLMGMMDVAIERLRTKLESDETRQLVLDNVEAWITWSTDKARDGLLPDIITRLEAFLDEKDNWQYIDRFCIDSMTWGKNRLLGFVQSDSGQRYFKQQISALIHKLNVTHLVEKQVMGLDTDELEKLILDNTGGNLVAIQVLGGALGVIAGLVQVHIAFALPVAGLIGIVWIGAWRNRRRFQ
- a CDS encoding PepSY-associated TM helix domain-containing protein gives rise to the protein MLRILFTGHKYAGLMLGLLLSLTGLSGSILVFDHALDELLTPELYGIGDPQTASLQKALEAAHNAVPEGAVATRIDLARQPGSPHTIKFTAPAPENSRLEVSTDPGTAEVLVIREWGHYPLTWIYRFHYTLLSGKTGKTVVGVFGFVLLFFCISGIVLWWPRKNRRAKKDLRSGNEHWKRALTISHKFGPVRFVRDLHRVIGVLATPILMVCALTGIAMVFSGPVKTIVGTFTTIHDQPDYQVVPDGQHLPLDPLMRDIQKQWPDAQIKRIFLPKDRNDSLRINVNFAGESWTNHAASSIWVDPYRGEILGVRDARRLPAGDTILSWVFPLHNADALGMTARGLWLVTGTIPALLFISGIYLWMKKRNRLLRKAIRET
- a CDS encoding ABC transporter ATP-binding protein: MHLKNTLILWRSFTSFFKFAPRLQLLIFGLMLMQGLTAGIGLLLIIPLLDVVGFETGSAASSSIAGIAGQILSAFGVDNLEGVLICYIAIVCFLATLRYKLAVMGVSIQQAYIGFLRDRLYRSLLHSRWQYIIQNKMSDFTHSLSGQVQTIGHSSHLMLSFLSQSVLTLVMVSLAMLLSWKITLLAVLFAAVLLVLLLPLNRIIYGSGQYQLMSYKQIFQMLTEQLGSLKMIKSYASESYYADQMQTASAMLEAQQTQLARTSAKTQWVYMVAAGVGFSLFFYTAQMFFAIPLATIFLLLVIFARLLPQIAGLQKTYQQLLHKVPAFKDVSDMLEQCESERESPGELSAPPTFERAIKLHGVAYRYPNKSAFVFQNLFLEIKKNETVALVGHSGAGKSTLADIIAGLFEATSGHVYCDNVEIDQSNILAWRKSIAYVTQEVYLFHDTIRANLTWVTKKQLTDDELWQALRLAAADEFIALLPDGLDTIIGDRGIRLSGGERQRLAIARAIIAKPQLLILDEATSALDHQNEQKIQKALAQLQGKLTIIIIAHRTTTISHVDKVIDIGKKHSLIHTI
- a CDS encoding metal-dependent hydrolase — protein: MKAQEKIQQRPRLTGASVGIPPRHLNFKMPDNKTKYLVTNNATATMFLVMLSAFFPPGERFFVESVRHFRSRAKDPALKAAIAGFIGQEAIHSREHERLNKFLTERGFDTTFPEKAVAGGLWLLEKLSPRQKLACTTVMEHFTALLSEALLEDEALASLFDPEFLSIWQWHALEELEHKAVAYDLQELVGNDKKLRLQASYFVAGALLPPVMISWLYLIAREGKLTDRKDLSTGLQLLLGKQGIVRRIIPKLPIYAARRFHPNKHDTTKLENTWREKLFGDQGSLLSSWRNQPEVDI
- a CDS encoding Nif11-like leader peptide family natural product precursor translates to MSVDNIKAFSLKAKATPEVAEELKACQKLKELFALARDNGFQFTEDDLYPPNEPQFTEDQLSERLVKALLRA
- a CDS encoding TonB-dependent receptor, translating into MAFSVATTTAVADEVENVPQEELIITASRTNTPVTAIPNTVKVIDRDALEKQLAVSTSLLDGLSFSVPALTPAHQKLSSNGVTLRGRTPLYMTDSIPQSTPLRNGQRSAFTIDPAFIDRVEVIHGANAIQGVGATGGVINYVTIDAPENGEWLKKVSVELTTDDFERDGYHYKAAGVIGKSFTNTDFVLGTTYQLEDLYYDAEGRAIAPDPIQGDLMDSEAVSVFTKLGWYISDTQRVELLGNYFDLNGDGDYRVVPGDVARGKPATAEAGEIDGDPTYNDASNLSLTYTHDDVYQGQLTLQTFYYDFYALYGGGTFGSFQDEQIAPAGELFDQSALSSEKYGAKITYVRDNTFWEGLQITTGLDYLNDTTQQELVQTGRTWVPEMTYSGWAPFLQLSQRLMSNRVHISAGIRYENVELDVPDFTTIAGANNTFVKGSTPSFEELLGNVGVVFNITDQLTAFASYSEGFEMPDAGLILRAVNTPDLTVDDLVDLQPIIADNTEIGLNYHYQGLDLSLNYFWSDSDFGSRIQVVDGVGHITRQKTEIEGLEISANYHFDNGISTGAAYSKLEGRYDSDSDGSIDKDLDGRNIAPDRVNLFVEGPVLANLSARLQYSILLDREFDGGQPQHDFDGYQLADAVLSYQTDTFGDFTLGIENLLDEQYITYFSQTLTYVNNTTYFAGRGRTVTVKWDYAL
- a CDS encoding MmcQ/YjbR family DNA-binding protein, with the translated sequence MDYVQAKEYCLNKPAAREDHPFGPEVTVFKVKEKMFGTLSENEGVGQMNLKCDPQQALMLRDIFESVMPGYHMNKKHWNTVILDGSIPIGELQRMIDHSYTLVVKGLKKTERQALELRFPAKELYLD